DNA from Macrobrachium rosenbergii isolate ZJJX-2024 chromosome 21, ASM4041242v1, whole genome shotgun sequence:
cttttgtgttatcaTAATGTTTTACTATAGTAGAGTGATGAAATAGTTCTTCTAGGTAATTatccttattttcattattgctatAATAATACACTGTATCACTATGTTATCATAATGTTTTACTATAGTAGAGTgatgaaatatacaaatgataTGTAGGTAATTATCCTAATACCGAAttatgtagcttttattagtgATGCATTTAAGTGTGATACCTCTCAAAGCATGGAGTGAAGTAACGCCATTGTCGTTATTCagtatgaaaatattgtaaacttTGAACACTTACTCTTGGCcaaaaattttgtctggaaagccctcccaaaaaaatatacaaaatagacTTGCCATTCGTGTACAACAGATCTTCAGTGCAGCACAGCAACTCTTAGGTGATCAACGCCCATCTGCCACCCTTCTCGAGATGAGAGCCCTCACCCGTCTTCCTCCTGCAGCAGACGGTTCTCCCAAATCAATTGACATCCTCAATGCACTCTGGCTGTAGTGCCTGCCAATGTCAGTAAGGGCAGCACTCACCAACATTGAAGACACATCTGACAATGCCCTCGCCACCCTAGCAGACAATCTGACAGACACTTACGCTGCTGCAAACCACTGCCACAACCACATCTTTGCCACCCTTCGAGGAACATCCAACCCTTCAGCGACAGACGACCTTCTTAATGCCACAGAGGCCATCATGGCTATCAAACCCTCACTGCCCATTCTGCCATCAGAAACCCAAGGGCACTAACCACGCAGCAGCAATTACAGCCATTTCAGCTTTGCTGATACCACAGAACATTCAGGCCCTGCCACCAAGAACTGCCTCCCATGATGCCCATGGCCAAGAAACGTGTGAAACAGCTACTGCCACTCGTGATAGCTGTAGCAGGTGTGCATCCCTCAACCAGGGGCCATACTAATGTACATGAATCTAACCGTAATCCTGACATACCTAATCCTATGTGCTCTATCAGCAGatctgtcttttttatccttgattcCACCAAAGGTACTCGCTTTTTGGGCGACACATGGGCTTGCCATTCCCTTCTGCCTGTATCCATTCAACCCACAAAACACCCACAGCCAACCTACATCCAACTCACAACTGCCAACAGCTCTCCCATTCTTACCTTCGGTAAGAAGCATCTCACTCTTAACCTCGGCAACAGAAAGTACCACTGGTGGTTTATCACCGTCAGACATCTCAATACCTCTCCTCAGGGCAGACTTCTTGGCACACCATCAACTGCTCATGGACTTTGCCAACAGGTGCCTAATCGATGCCACTGGTCTGTACACGATGCCCATTGCTGCAGCCCCTGCAGAACTTGCTGTCCACTTCACCTATTCCAGTGACGATTTTGCATACCTGCAATCCACATACCCAGATGTTTTCAAACCTGAATTACGATAATCCCATCAAATCCTGCCAAGCACGGTATTTTCCACCACATTAAAATCTCGGGCCCTCCCATACACTCCCATTTCCGACACCTACCACCTGAAAAGCTAGCCGTTGCAAAGAAAAACCTTCGCAGAGATGATGAAGATGGGTTTGTGTCAAAAGGCATCCAGTCCTTTGGCATCCCTCCTGCACATAGTAACAAAAAGGATGGCACCCTACACCCATCCGGGGACTACAGAAGGCTGAACGTGATCACCGAGGCTGACCACTACCTCCCCTTCCTACATGGCACAAAAATCTCCTCAAAGCTGGGCCTTCTCAAATGTTACTCCCAGGTTCCCATGAATCCCGAAGACATCCCAAAAACTGCCATTACAACGCCATTTCAGTACCTTCACCTTCAATTACTCCTGCTTTAGCCTCTGCAATGCAGGAGCTACTTTTCAGCTATTGATGGATGGCATCCTGGGAGACCTTCCCTTCTGTGTCTATTATGtcaaagacattttaattttctctgcatcaaaggaagagcACCTCCAACACCTGCACATCGTCCTCCAACGCCTGCAAGAAAATGGCCTCGTCGTCTGATACGACAAATACTCCTTTGCCACCAAGAGGGAAGAATTCTTAGGGCACCTCATAACACCTGAGGGTGTCCACCCCTTGACCGAGAAGGTCACCACCATCAGGAAGTTCCCCACACCTACCACTCTCGAGGgtctacaagaattccttggaatggtgaactattatcatcactttttgcctGATACCACCTCGACCTTGACCCCACTCTATGATGTCCTCAAGGGCAAGCCCAAGGCCCCCTCACCTGGGGATCCCAGTAGGGAGCTGCCTTCATCTCCGTCAAAATGTCCTCACCAATTCCATGCCCCCTCTTTCCCTGCACCAGATCATTCTCTACTGCTTTCTATGGATGCCAGCAACATAGCCATAGGAGCTGCTTTGGAGCAGATCATCCACAGTTGTCCTCGACCCCTCGCCTTTTTTAGCAGGAAACTCAGCAAGACAGAGACAAACTACTCTACATTTGACCACGAGCTCCTGGCAGCATACCTCACTGGGAAAAGTTAGATAGGgaaagcatagagagagagagagagagagagagagagagagagagagagagagagagagagacagagagagagagaacaacaattaagcctggGTTGTTATGTGTTTCGAGAGACTAGAAGTGCTGAATATGTAAACCACCTTGCAAGAACTCAAAACAGtaagcgagtatatcgcgcccagggccataaaaccaatcataaaatctggaaactgtggacTTGTGATTTAGCTGACTCAGGATcactcagcacctcgtcagaagctaacatgccagccatatctataaccccgccttcaataggaggcattttcatggaaattccatggaattggggctggacaaagtgatgtaattcaacaccctccaatcaaacattctagggaggagtcttttacacctcctcctaagataatttccaatcaaatcctctaaggagagattttaacaactcccaccaacgtccttcccaatcaactgttgaggggaggccttacagataaaatcttccaatgggacACTGAAAAGGGAGGTCTTGGAGATAACAAgaaacccaggggttccagagaaaccAGAAGCCAGCAGAACAGCATTCGAGCTCCCATCCACCATCCAGGGAAGATATATCTTCCCCTTGCTTTCATGCTCCCAAACAGACTTCACTGAACTGTctagcaagagtgatttcaagatagtaactgtaaccgtaatttgtacttaagtttgtagttaactttcatcattaaagtaaagaaactactgtcttgtctccattacgcctttctgagagatatcattacCTTAATATTGCTCCCTTCGATATAGCAGACTTGTGGGCGGCCGACAACAAGAGAGGGACACTGTGGACAACTGTTTCAGCAacttagaagaaatatgcaggtgagaatgaaaacaaatatgttGGGCACGAcacttgagaatattataaaatccacatcagaaggtgagtgaaaaccgggacttgggataagtacttttgtagtttattctatattttcaagttcacactaaatacaaaagaagttaacagagccttatatacaaaaacagaagggggttggggttacagtttgttaatctggccagcatgttctttaaacaaaagagacagggacaaaggatcaagggataatccagggtggagattaacattcctggtggacatagtttcaataaacacagtttctagcagattccttttctgaTGGTCTCATTGAGATAAGTGActggaataacaaacataaagacGATTGTGTAATAAACCTCCCAAACAGAGAACTGGACCAGAATCTCAAATGTGCTTTAGGATATggcttatcatattctattaGTGATGACATTTCGTGCACAAACATCATCTCAGAATTATCCAAACTGGGAAAGAAATGCACAATTGTATCAtcttcaatgaatttagttaGAGGTCTTTTTTTGGcttacttcaaatacctaataaaataatgaatttcctaaaaaaggtttatagatgcaattcacgaaatgaagaaagataaaagtttgctcATTACTAAAGCCAATAAAtccaattgttttgtaataatagataaaattagctatgttgaaaaaatggaaaacttgatGTCTGATTCtagtatttacaaaaaactatggaaagacccattagctggtgtcataaaaagtttcaattctaaaataaaaatcatattaaagaATTCggttaaataaaagagaaagtgtcaatgattggcccatccttaccttacatgtactgattaatcaaaacccatcaaagagattttcctattaggcccattatcagttcaaccagttttattagttataaactttctaaatatctagttaaatcactatcacctattctgggtattatttcaaattcccatttacaaaactctgttgatttctgtgctagactttcccatattaaattatccagtactgacaagttaaccagttttgatgtgacatctttatttattaaagttcttattgatgacttacttcgacttttatcacaacatttggtcTTGTAAAATCTAGAATTGCCTAccaatgtatttattaatttgatatccttaatataaaaaattttaaattcactttcaatggtactttttatgaaaaaatatttggtatggctatagGGAACcttctttcgccacttttgtctaatatttacatggaattctttgagtttagacttattccaagaaatctattctctaaggtgttttgggttagacaAGTAGATGACTGTTTttgtactgtaaaagaaaatgtaaatattctggatttcttgcaaacaattaataattttgtaccatccataaaattcacaatagaatatgaagaaaatagttgtataccgtttttggatgtcttagttattagaaataacaccaatttttgttttgaagtataTAGAGAATCcacaaataatttgtcatatattcatttttactctaaccatgctaaacaaattaaggtgtcaacgtTTTCCAGTATGCATCTTAGAGCTCTTAAAATTTTTAGCTCTGAATTTTTTGGAGGAGAAGTTTAAAactattgataaaataggagattcattatgttatcgtccatattttttagaactttgtaaaaataaagcaaaaaggacatattacaatccaaccagtgttaacaaagaacttaagaatattctctgtttaccatttcatcctaattttattcctgcagtgcccattttaaaaactactgatattaacttagtatttaaatataataatattttgagaaataaattaaCTTAATCTTTAGGACTTAATCTTTAGGACCTTAGGCTATGAGGCCCCTTTTCCCTCGACCTAGTTACTGGCTTCCGACTTGCTTCCAGATTCGCCTGGCTCACGCACATACGAACACACGCCCCAGCGCCCACGCAAACAAATGCCAGCCAGACAGAGACGAACTAGCTTCTGTGAAGAACGGTCATCTGCCCTCTCTCATCTTGGGTTGGTGACAGATGACGCTCAGTCTACAAGTTCGCAGGCTTATTTAAGAGCTCACATAAGCATGAGGAGGTATGTCTGAGGAGCAGTCTTTTGTCAGTACCCCTCCATTCATTCTGGTggcattcttttctttatttctccaagattttcgCCATTTCCATTCTACCTCCTGCCTTCCCTTTATCTGCCAGGACCAGCCCAAAAAATCAGCCTTGACTTGCCTTGTGTTTAATTAAGCATCAAGAACCTTATCaaactactccctccatagtgttaacttgggctaattaaagataattaatcaattcctccatggtgcattgtttagtaaCGAGGAAGAAGTGATTTTGTATTCAAGTGTAcgctaattctggaattctcttccaggagatcAAATATCCTGGACCAGTTTCGCTAGCCTGTGCCTCATATCCTCTTGAAAGACTGCCATTATGATATTGCAAGCATTCCCTGGTCCATTGCATACAAGATAATTCTTTGCAGAAATCGATTGCATTCATTCTGGGACTTAccccttttctttattattttttatcttaaatgcTGTATCACCAGCCTATCAGATTTGCCTTGCTTtctctctgtaaataaaatagatggccgttttaacattactgtgttatatggTGTGAAAGGAAAGATAGCTGTTGGCACTGGCAAGCCATCGGTTGcaaaatcgttgcattcagcaaatagttggttaccccagctgtttaactttgaacacacaatattggctctggtatgcgagtcatatgaccgagttacTATGTGagtacatgagttcgtatgttagagaatctagattttgtgtctaattctgcccaaaaattagtctgatcgttcattacCGAAGCtggagcgagatcgtcaagacattagctttgagtgttgcaatctcttagaactggcagaataaggtaaagttcagactcttcgttttatgtgtgaactgtgaacttatgatttttaatgtttccAAGACAATTTTGAACTTGTGTGAAAGTTGAACATAACCTTTTAccctattttattgtgttctgctTACCAGtatttaaccatgcattttacatttttcattattatgttttgcacttgtgtttttgggagattactattgtgcttaattctttcgacagatgtctgtggggatGACATGATGTTAacatggtggtgtgattatagagaggacaaatgcaaaccttgcaatgtctatATCTctcatg
Protein-coding regions in this window:
- the LOC136849388 gene encoding uncharacterized protein gives rise to the protein MPMAKKRVKQLLPLVIAVAGVHPSTRGHTNVHESNRNPDIPNPMCSISRSVFFILDSTKGTRFLGDTWACHSLLPVSIQPTKHPQPTYIQLTTANSSPILTFGKKHLTLNLGNRKYHWWFITVRHLNTSPQGRLLGTPSTAHGLCQQLAVAKKNLRRDDEDGFVSKGIQSFGIPPAHSNKKDGTLHPSGDYRRLNVITEADHYLPFLHGTKISSKLGLLKCYSQREEFLGHLITPEGVHPLTEKVTTIRKFPTPTTLEGLQEFLGMVNYYHHFLPDTTSTLTPLYDVLKGKPKAPSPGDPSRELPSSPSKCPHQFHAPSFPAPDHSLLLSMDASNIAIGAALEQIIHSCPRPLAFFSRKLSKTETNYSTFDHELLAAYLTGKNSPGSRTYEHTPQRPRKQMPARQRRTSFCEERSSALSHLGLVTDDAQSTSSQAYLRAHISMRRRSNILDQFR